AGTTTCAGAAATAACTGGCTATCAACCTCATGTTATTAGATATTATGAGAAAGAATTTGAATTAGAAATACCAAGAAATAACTCTAATCATAGGTATTATACATATAAAGAGTTGGAGATTTATAATTATATAAAAGCATTACAAGAGAAAGGATTTACTAATAAACAAATTAAATTAATTATCAATTCTCCTGAATTAGTGGTAACTGATGGCGAGATGGCTGTTACTAACTTAGTTAAGAAAGAAACTGATATTGTTCCTAGTGCTACTGAAATTTATGAAATATTTAAAGAATTAATAACAGAGGAAATAAGTTCTGCTTTAATGGAAAAAGCTGATCAGAGTTTAATAGTAATAAATGAACTTAAAGATGAGATAGCTGAGTTAAGAAATGAGATTAATAGTAATGAAAGGGATGTTCTTATTTGCGAGAATAT
The window above is part of the Proteiniborus sp. DW1 genome. Proteins encoded here:
- a CDS encoding MerR family transcriptional regulator → MYDTEKEYTISEVSEITGYQPHVIRYYEKEFELEIPRNNSNHRYYTYKELEIYNYIKALQEKGFTNKQIKLIINSPELVVTDGEMAVTNLVKKETDIVPSATEIYEIFKELITEEISSALMEKADQSLIVINELKDEIAELRNEINSNERDVLICENIKLKMQLKEKSYQVVELKDKLKKEQESKSGFFTKLFKRK